One genomic window of Elaeis guineensis isolate ETL-2024a chromosome 2, EG11, whole genome shotgun sequence includes the following:
- the LOC105056627 gene encoding uncharacterized protein, which translates to MAERGGDRGGFGRGFGRGRGRGDRGRGDRRGGRRGRREEEEKWVPVTKLGRLVKEGKIHSLEQIYLHSLPVKEHQIVDTLLGPQLKDEVMKIMPVQKQTRAGQRTRFKAFVVVGDGNGHVGLGVKCSKEVATAIRGAIILAKLSVIPVRRGYWGNKIGKPHTVPCKVTGKCGSVTVRMVPAPRGAGIVAARVPKKVLQFAGIEDVFTSSRGSTKTLGNFVKATFDCLMKTYGFLTPDFWRETRFTKSPLQEYTDYLAKPTKAIVIEDPERVEA; encoded by the exons ATGGCGGAGAGAGGCGGCGACCGTGGAGGCTTCGGCCGTGGATTCGGCCGCGGCCGTGGCCGCGGTGACCGTGGGCGGGGTGACCGCCGCGGCGGGCGTCGCGGGCGGCGCGAAGAGGAGGAGAAGTGGGTCCCCGTCACCAAGCTCGGCCGCTTGGTAAAGGAGGGAAAGATCCATAGCCTTGAGCAAATCTACCTCCACTCCCTCCCCGTGAAGGAGCACCAGATCGTGGATACCCTCCTTGGCccccagctcaaggatgaggtcATGAAGATTATGCCGGTCCAGAAGCAGACTCGCGCCGGTCAGCGGACCCGGTTCAAGGCCTTCGTCGTCGTTGGCGACGGCAACGGCCACGTCGGGCTCGGCGTCAAGTGCTCCAAGGAGGTTGCCACCGCCATCCGCGGGGCTATCATCTTGGCCAAGCTTTCGGTGATCCCAGTGAGAAGGGGTTACTGGGGGAACAAGATCGGGAAGCCCCATACCGTGCCGTGCAAGGTCACCGGAAAGTGTGGGTCGGTTACCGTTCGGATGGTCCCGGCCCCTCGCGGTGCTGGTATCGTTGCTGCCCGTGTCCCTAAGAAGGTTCTCCAGTTCGCGGGGATCGAGGACGTTTTCACGTCATCTCGTGGTTCCACCAAGACCCTCGGGAACTTTGTCAAG GCTACTTTTGACTGTCTCATGAAGACCTATGGATTCCTGACACCTGACTTCTGGAGAGAAACTCGCTTCACCAAGTCACCACTCCAGGAGTATACGGATTACCTTGCAAAGCCCACCAAGGCAATTGTCATCGAGGATCCTGAAAGAGTGGAAGCTTAA